A section of the Candidatus Woesearchaeota archaeon genome encodes:
- a CDS encoding ABC transporter ATP-binding protein — translation MDKKIIIIDAKNLEKIYDNGKIKTTALKNVSLEIREGEFVAIMGPSGSGKSTILHQLGLLDNPTNGELIVDSENVLKLNEEQRTRFRLEKLGYVFQSYNLIPELNAIENVYITAMAVGIEKNEYIKLALEVLKNVGLEDRGYHFPSELSGGQQQRVSIARALLNKPKILFADEPTANLDRDSSDNIVNLFKKLNKDFGQTIVMVTHELEEGEKADRIIWVKDGLINKKNQK, via the coding sequence ATGGATAAGAAAATAATAATAATTGATGCTAAAAATTTAGAAAAAATTTATGACAATGGTAAAATAAAAACTACAGCTCTAAAAAATGTTAGTTTAGAAATTCGAGAAGGTGAATTTGTTGCAATAATGGGTCCATCAGGAAGTGGAAAATCAACAATACTTCATCAATTAGGATTACTTGACAATCCAACAAATGGTGAATTAATAGTTGATTCAGAAAATGTTTTAAAATTAAATGAAGAACAAAGAACCAGATTTCGTTTAGAAAAATTAGGTTATGTCTTCCAATCATATAATTTGATTCCTGAACTTAATGCTATTGAAAATGTTTACATAACTGCTATGGCAGTAGGTATTGAGAAAAATGAATATATCAAACTTGCTTTAGAAGTTTTAAAAAATGTTGGTCTTGAAGATAGAGGATACCATTTTCCTTCTGAACTCTCAGGTGGACAACAACAAAGAGTATCAATTGCAAGAGCTTTACTAAATAAACCAAAAATATTATTTGCAGATGAACCAACAGCAAATTTAGATAGAGACTCATCAGATAACATTGTTAATTTATTTAAAAAATTAAACAAAGACTTTGGACAAACAATTGTAATGGTAACTCATGAACTTGAAGAAGGAGAAAAAGCAGATAGAATTATATGGGTTAAAGATGGATTAATAAATAAGAAAAATCAAAAATGA